In Bacillus thuringiensis, the DNA window GTCCCCAAAGTCCTGGTACTTCATATCTACCTTGCAAGTAATGCGTGAATTCATGTCGGAACAATTCTTCTAAACTATAAATACTTTCTTCTGGCGTACGCTCATAAGTAAAGAACGTACCTGTTCCTTCTATATAAAGACCACCGTTATTCGTTTCATATCCGTATAATTGACGATTAAATTGATACTCAGCTGGACTATTATAAATAACCATCGTTAATACATCATCAGGATTTCCTTTTTCTAAAGGTTGATCACTTTCAACCGTACGATGGAATTGTGCCTTCACTTCTTTTGCCGCCCAATATAGACGCTTTACTTTTTCTTCTGTCACTTTATCTCCAGCTTTTAAAACAATTGCACCATCATCAAACGTATACGTTTTCGGTAAATACTTTTTCTTCCCATCTTCTCGTATTTGATCTAAATTAACAACATTTCCATTTGCATCTTTCCCGCCATAATTCGTCGAGATTTGCTCAGCCGCTACGAAATATTGCTCTCCTAAATACGGATACATTTTCATCGCGTCTGTTACAACTTGTAGCCCTTTCGTTCCTGTACTATGGAACGTACCAAGTCTACCTGTATAATAAATACCATTATTAATTAACCAACCATTCTTCACCGTCACCGTTCCAATTAAGGCAAAACGACTTAATTCATTAATATAGCTATCAATTTTTTGGTACCATACTGTATCTTTCGGTGCTTTTCTTGTATCGTACAAATACGATTGAATATCGTAATCCACACCTTGCATAATATCGTAAATCGCATTTCCAGCTGATAGATTGTCTACCAATGTAGAAAAATTATCGTTATATTGTTTAAAAATCTTTGCAGCTGATGTTATCGTTTCCACATCACTCGAAGCATTTCCTATTAACTTTCCGTATGATGATACAACTCTATTTTGTTCTAATGTACCGAGCCTGAAATTCGGATTGCTTGCGATTGTTTTCAATGCAGGTAAGCATTTATCGTGATAGCTCCGTTCATTTAGTTTGCTTAATTCTGTATTATAAAACCCTAAATAGAAACCAGATCGCAATACTTCTACTAAAGTCTCAATCCCTTTGGAATCATCTTTCGTATAAGCTTGTCCTTGCTGCTTCAATTTATCAATAATTGCCTGCATCCTACTATCATTTTGATAGAATGCAAGACTATCCTTATTAAACTGAAATAGACCCGTAATTTGCTCCCAATTGATTGTTACGAGTAAATCTACTAACTGCTGATTGCTCAATTGATTTAATTCAGCAATTGTATAAGTTTTCGCTGCAGCTAATTGCTTACTTTCCTTCTTCACTTCAGGCGGTCTTTGCGACAAATCAGCAAATTGTAGCCTTTTCTCAAAAGACTTATTTTCAAGTACTTTTGATGAGTGAGCTAATTCTTGCACTGGTAGTTGTACACCAACTGGCTCCATTTTGAGCACATTCCGATAAGAAACTTGCTCTCCCTTTGTACTTTCTGCCAATGTGCTCCCTTGGAAACTCCCTAACATTAAACTAGCAAAACTTACCCCTACTAACACTTTTTTTGAATAGCCTTTCATACTCTCCCCTACCTTACATTTTTTAGTGTCCCGCACCATTATTTTACTATTCTTACTTTTTATTCTGTATTGAGAAAAAATAAGAGAACGTTCACATACGTATCCATGTCTTGTAAAATTAACACTTGACTTTCCGTGCATTTTATATCAAAAAAAGATAGATAATAGCGAAATTCCTGCTGCATCTATCCTCATTTTCAACGCTATGATTTTAACTTTATAAACGTAACTTCCGGTAATGTTTGCATATGCTGAATAAACTCATTCTTTTCTTCTGACGATATATTTTTCAGCTGCATCCCTACCTTATAAACTATTTCTGCTTCTTGCTGTAAAGCTTCCACTTCATATGAAAGTATTGGGATGCCTTTCACTTGTAGTGTTTTTAATATTTGTTGTACCGCCTCATGTTTATTTATATACATTTGTACTGTTATATTTTGCGGAAATAAAAATTGCACTTTAAAAATACGACTTACAATCTCTAAACCAATTAAAACGAGAATCGTCGCTCCAATTCCTACTACATACATGCCAGCCCCAATTGCTAATCCAAGTCCTGCAGTGGCCCATAAACCAGCAGCTGTCGTTAATCCTTTCACCGCCTGCTTTTGAATAATAATTGTCCCTGCACCTAAAAAGCCTACTCCACTAACAACTTGCGCTGCAATACGGCTCGGATCAAGAGCCATATGTTCTTCATTCATAATATCTGAAAAGGCATATTTCGAAACGACCATTATTAAAGCACTTCCTACCGCTACTAGGAAATGTGTTTTTAATCCCGCTTCTTTTGATCGAATTTCCCTTTCAATACCAATTATTGCTCCTAACAAACCCGCAACACCAATCCGTATAATCAAATCAAAGTTCACACTCACGAGCCCTTCCCCCTTTCGTTCATTATAGATAGATAAAACAAAAATTATCACACACATCCGTTTATCGATATAAAAGCATTTCATTAAAATACACTTAATTTCCTAAGTGATTTATGTTAATATTTTTAATATTAACATAAATTGAATTCAACTTACTTTTTATACGAAAAACCATAAACTGTACTTTCCATTTAAAAACGAGATATGGATTGCATAAAATGAGGTTGAGAAAGTTTAGAAAACGCTTTCATTTCGTATCGTATTTTTTTTAAAATACTACATAAATAAAGGGGATTACCAACAATGAACGTCTCTTTACTAATACCTACTATCGATTTACAAGAAGAATACTTAGATTTTTATAAAGAATGGAAAGATAGCGGTGAAACGATGATTCCATGGGTTATCTCAAAAGATCCTTCTAATTTCACGGCAATGATTCAAGAACTTCACGATGCGCATAACGGAGTAAACCTTCCTGAATCTTGGGTACCAGACTCTACATATTGGCTCGCTACAGATGAAAATAAAATTGTAGGCGCTGTTAATATACGTCATAGTTTAACCGAACATTTATTTAACGCTGGAGGCCATATCGGTTATGGCATTCGTCCTTCTGAAAGAAGAAAAGGTTATGCTACGAAGTTATTAAAATTATCGCTAGAAAAAACGAAGGAATTAAACATCGAGAAAGTACTTGTCGTTTGCGACGAAGTGAATACAGCTTCAGAAAAAACAATTTTACATAACGGTGGACTTCGTGACGATGATTTCACTGAGGAAAATGGAAATGTAGTAAGAAGGTTTTGGATTGAGCTATGAACAAGTCATCCAATGAAAATAATCTTATTATAGAGAAGTATAGTAGAAGTAATGAGCTAAAAGTAAAACAACTTATTGATTTATACAACGAAGAATCTTATGTATTTAACTTATTACAAGATAATAAAACAAAATGTGCGTATGTTGCCTACTATAAAAAAGATGTAGTAGGCACCTTTTTCACTTGGAACAATAACTTCCATCCATACTGCACATACTTTCGAATATATACGAATCCTTTCTATTCAGGGCTACACATTGAACCATTTTTATTAAACGAGATTCAAAAGCGAGAAAACTTCAAACTACCATTACAAACCTCTATATGGGAAACATCAGCTCAATTAAAAGCCTATTATGAAGAAGATAATTTCATGGAAATCCGAAGAACATATATGCCAATATTAGACGTACGAAAAATAGTTTCTATCGCTATAGTCCCTAATTCAAATTATCATTTACAAACTTTATCAAACATCGTATCCAATAATAATTTACTAGAAAAACTAGCCTACTTAGTAAAAGAAAATTACGAGCAAACCCACTTAGCAAATCCCGTTTCCTCATTCCCGCTACAAACTTGGAAAGAAATGATCTTGGCTGATGATATGTTACTAGATGGAAGCTTTCTAATTATAGATGAAGAGAACGAAATTATTGGGTACTCTTTCCTCCATACATCAGAAAAAGATAATACGTTAGAACTAGGATGGTGCGGGACCCACACTATGGACAATTTATCCTTATTGAAACTACTCGTTTTCGAACAAGCTATGTATGCAAATAAACACGGCTATTCTTTCATTCAAGGTGAATTCGATTCAACGAGTATATATGCAATGGAACTATTAAAATCCTTTCCCTTCAATCCCTGTCCTACTTGGATTACATACAAAAAGAAGCTAGAAAGTGATTAAACACTTTCTAGCTTCTTTTATACTGCGCTTCTATTTCAAATTGGACTGTAATACCACTAGGATCTACTACTGTAAATCCATTTGAAATTTCATTTATTTTATGTTGTTTTTCTACTAATCTTTCTTTTACTTCATCTAACGCTTCTTTGTGCGGTAATACAATCGTATATACCTTAAGTCCAGTTGCATGAATCGGTGGATGCGGATTATTTACTCCGTTCCACGTGTTTGCACCGATATGGTGATGGTAACCGCCGGCTGAAATGAATAGGCAATCCTCTTCACGCTGTTGCACTTCAAAACCGACTGTTTCTACATAAAACTCGTTTGACTCCTCTACATCAGCTATTCGTAAATGTACGTGCCCAACGATAGTATTAGTAGGTAATCCATCAAATTCATAATCAACGAGCGTTGCTAATTCTTTTAAATCAAGCGGCGTACTTCCTCCTGGTCCTTCTCCCCATTGATCGCGCGGACGGTCTGCATAAATTTCAATACCATTCCCCTCTAAATCTTGTAAATAAAACGCTTCGCTATATGTATGATCACTTGCACTATTAAACCTTGAAATTGGTAAAATTTCATTTGAATATGTATAACGTCCCTCTTGCTCAGCTGGGCTATCAATTACATTCTTATTACGAATCACCCCAAATAATGCCGAAGCAAAGGCTTCACGAGTCGGAACTAAAAAGGCTACATGATATATACCAGTCGTACGTGGCTCTTGCAACACCCCGTCCTCTAACTTTTCAAGAACAAGTAACGTATTCTTTCCACCTTTTCCTGATAAATATGCTTTATTCTCCTCTTGCTTAATTACTTCTAGGCCTACTACATTCTCATAAAAAGCGATTTGGCGCTCTAAATCTTGCACTTTAAATTCAACATGACCAATACGTGTTTCTGGATGAATTTGTACCATGAATAACTCCATCTCCTTATCCTGATATTTTCCTATTTCATATAACCGTTACTATGAAGGATACAACTAAAATCACCCCATGTAAATAAGAAAAGTCAGAATTTATACACATTTTTATTTTCATAATAAAAAAGCCACCTCTTCTAACTTTCAGAAAAGGTGACTTTATAACTCTTATTTCATTTTATGTACTTCAGCAACTAACTTTCCGCCCTGAATGCCCATATAAAGTTTCACAGGTGCATCATTCGTGTTTTCAAACACTAAGTCTAAGTATGGATAAGCAATCGTAGCATCTCTTCCTTGTGGAACATAGCCTACTGTTTTAGAATGTGTAGTTCTCTCTACCATTTTCAAACCAGCTTGATCTGCTGCATTGTATAATGTTGATGATGTTTGACAAACACCACCGCCATATCCATCTACTAATTTACCATCTACAATTTCTTTTCCTAGTTGATATCCTTTATCTGGCGTTGTATCACCAATTAATGCATTGAAAGAGAAACTGTCTCCTTTTGCTAATACAACTCCATTTATGCTCGCTGCTGACAAACGAATATTCTCAATACGACCACCTGTTGAGCCACCTAAATTCGTTTCATATCTACCAATTACCGTGCCACTTCCTTGTGCATCATTTAATGTTGCGGTAGGTTTTTTCTCAACAATAGGTAATTGATATGAAGAATCCCACATACCAACGTTTAATAATTTATTTACTAACTCTTTTTCCATTAATTCAAAAGAAGGCTTTCCTTCTTGCCAACTTCCGTCAGATGCTAAACGTGAAGGAACCATCTTTTTGTCAACATTTTTACCAACTTCCTTAGCAACCTTCTCTACCGATTTTTTAAATTTTGCTTCATCTTCAAAATAGCCTAGACTCGATAAATCTAACTTTTTCACTTCCGTACCAGTTCGACCATCAACTAAACTAATAGAATCCTGTACTTCTGCTTTAGCCTCTACCGTGTGGCCACCAATATCACTTACTAATGCAACATCACTTACTTTTGTGCCACAACCACTCACTACAGCTACACATAACACCCCAACTAATATACCCTTTACTTTACGGAACAATATACTCTCCCCTTTTTCCCAATATTACTTTTATGTATTATTTCATTTTTATGTATGTTTTGTTACAATCATTTTACAATATATTTATAAATTGTTACAAGTTATTTTTTACTCTATATAAATTACTCTTTTCTTTTCCAAATGTCTATACATATTTACATAAAAGTTTGAGTTTGATAGAATTGTAACCTTTATGTAACCCCATTACATTATCCAGTATATACCATAAAACGAACGAAATACAAATGTAAAAACTCCATATTCTTATTTACAAAGAAACATCCTATGAACATAAATAGGTATTTGCCGTGCCACCGCTCCGCTTTTGCACATACATTATGGTGAATTTAACCTATTTTAAAGAAATGGAGGATGTTTTATGTACCCCTACAATCCATACGATCCATATAACCAAAATGCTTATCAGCCTGAATATGATTTACAAGCACAATACCAACAATATATAGATCCAGTAGAACAAGTTAATCCATATGATCAAAATCGACAATTCCAACTTCCAATCTCTTTTCCTGGTACTGGAAACCGTCAACTAGAAAGACGAGTAAATGAACTTGAGCAAAGAGTACGTCAATTAGAAAACACAGTTGAGCGTCATACACGTAGATTAAACCGCTTAAACCAACGTTTACGTACAGTAGAAAACAGACTGAACATTCCATTTTCAGCATTAGAAGACGGATTTTAATTTCGAAAATAAAAAAATATATAAGGAAGGGGACTCCCCCTTCCTTATATAAATTGACGAAAGTTTTTTCCATCTCTATACTGATAAGAGTTAATGAAATGAAACAAGGTGATAAATATGGATTTTGAAATAAATTATCTTTCCTTTTATGTTGTACAGGTAGAAGGAAAAGGCGAAGCTGTTGATAAACGCTACAAACATTTTCAAACATTAGACGCTGAAGAGTACGAAGATAGCTCCTTAAAAGAATTTTTGAATGGTGAATTATTAAAAATTTCAAAGCGAAAAGTAGAACGCCATGCGAAAACAGAACAAGCTCCGACAAAGATCGGTCGCTTCATTGTAGAAGAAGGACACGAACTTGATTCAAACCCTCATTACAACCTATTTAATCGCATTCGCTTTGCAGAAACTAAGGAAAACTTCAAAGATATGAGCGAACCTCTCGTTTATACATATCTTGACACAAGTGCTGTACGCGGTGGTGTATTTTTAATTGCGCAAGCAAAACTACGCAAATACTTTGATGATCCATTCGTTTTCGTTATGAAATGTGACTTTGAACCGAAAGTCGCTTCAATTTCAGATGAATCCACACTAATTCGTAACGTTGAAATGGCCATCACAACAAAAAACATGAAATCTATCCAATATCCGTACATGCCTGAAGAAGGTATGGTCGAAGTGGGAGAGCTAAAAATTCACCAAGCATCACACGCCCGTTACTTTGAAGACTTCTTAAAATTCGTCGAGTACGAACGCTCTATGCCTGAAATTATGAAAACGCAAGTAATGGACATGGTATATGATCAAATTGAAGATGTATTTGAAGAAGGTACGGAAGAACGCGAACAATTCGACCAAGCAATGGAAGTATGGGCTGCCAGTCCGAAACGCGAAATTATGGAACAATTCTCAACCGAAGAAGTAATGGAAGCTACCGCTCAAATCGTCGAGCACGCTCCTGAAGTAGAATTAAAGCTAAAAGCGGATCATATCTCTGTGAAGGCCCTGCTTGCTGATTTCGGGGATCAAATACATATCGCAAAGGTAAATGACCGATACGTATTAATGATTGAGGCTGATACACTTACGTTCGAGAAAGGCTTCTCTCCAATTGAGTTTCTAAAGCCGGATGAGTTGCAAGATGTGATTGAGCGGATTGAGAATAAGCAGCAGTATTCTTATGATCCGAACGGGATTGAATAAATCCTTCCATATAACTATTTTTACTGAGCGCTTTTAATAAGCGCTCTTTTATTTGGTACATAGTTGACATTTATATAAAAAACCGATTCTACTAAGAATCGGTTTTTCTACTTTATAACAAAATATACTTATGTTTAAAAATCATTTTTGATCCAAGATGACATTTGTTGCAGAATCAAGTACATCCCTACCTTGCTATACAAGCGTATTTCCATTAGAGATATCTGCCTCAATGTTTCTAGTTGACCAAGTCCTTCTATAAGTTTTTAATATTTTTCCTTTTAGTCACTATGCATGTTGTTAAAGTGAAAATTTCACTTTACTACCTCAAATTTATTGTACTCGTAAAAAGATAATTGAAAACGATATTCTGGATGCTCTCTCACCCAATCATAGGCTTCTTCTAAAATATCCATGATATTTTTCGCTTCATTAAGTTCACTACATTCGTTCTTTTTCTGTTTGCACAGAGGACAGAATCCATTCACTATTTTGGCACTCGTTGCCCTAATAGTTTTACTTTCTAAGTCAACTACTAGACGAAGAAGAAGAGAATGCTCTTCTTTTGTAGTCACCATCATTTCAGCAATCCCATCCTCATTCCAAAAGACTCCGTTTAATTCCATCTGTACGGTGACATCTTTGATATCCAAATCTATCACTATCGCACCCCCTGTATAAAATTCTTATCTTACTCTCCGATTTTAATCTTTAATAAACCACGATTTAAAGATATATTAAACGTTTTCCAATTTTTCTTCTTTGCTATAAGAGGAGGTATAATAGAAGCAAAAACTGTTACAATGCTAAAGATTGCTTCTATTTAACTCTACCCTCTTTCATTTCTATGGGCTCTTATTCTATTAATATATTTGAAAATCCTTACCACACCTTAATTTTCAATGCAATTTTAATGGCCCAATCACAACAAATCAATTCCTATTTAATATGAATACTTTATTTATCGATCAATACAATGACGTAACATTTATGTAGATAGAAGTAGAGGAGAATGTCATTTAACCTCTGCATTCTCCTCCATCTCAGCCAAATACCTAATCTGCCTTTCCGCTTTTCTCACCGCCGTACGAAAATGCTTTTTCAGAAGTTCTACTGTAGCTTCACTAATATAATATCTTTCCGTTATACTTTCCCACGTATCACTACTTTCAAATGTACTCCAAACGAAAGGACGCTCTATATTTTTTCTCATTTCTTTAAATACCCATTTTCGCATCTTTTTTTTCGCTTTTTCTGTTAGTTTTCCGTTCTCTACAAGTTCAAGCTCACCGTGTCTTTTATACCGTTTATGAATATCTCTCTCGCTATATACTTTAAGAAGGATTTTGGCTGTATTCTCAGCATCCGCTAAAGCTCGGTGCTGCTTCCCTTCCCACGTTAAACCGAGCTGTTCTACTGCAAATTGTAAACTTGGTGTATGTTCAAATAATTCTTCATACGCTTGGAAAACAAACTTCTGCAAATCAAATTTGCTCTCTTTTTCCATACAGGGGCATTCTACACCGTGTAACGTACAATCATGAGATAGAAAACGATAATCTTCTCTTCCCCATGAAACAAATATAGAGTCTTCTCCGATAAATCGAATAAATTTCTCTATAACTTGAGGGAATTTCTCCACACCAATTAAATCTTTCTTTGTAATTCCCGTTAATTTTGTCGTATGACGAGTGAGTCGCGCACTCGGCTTTACTAACTCCGAAAATTCTCCAATTACCTTCATTGTACTTGCTTCTATTTTTACAGCTCCGATATCAACTATCTCTGACGGATCTTCTGATTTATACGGCCTGAAATTTCTCTCTATATCGAACACAATAAAATGTGTAGCGTTTTCCAATTTATTTACCTCTTTCTACATTCCTTTTCACACACATACTCTATTTTCAGTATTTATTTATTCATACACTTTATGCATGTAATAATTCGTCTAAGAAACAAAAATTCAATCTCATTATTATATGTACATAGAAGGTTATTCAATAAAAATGCAAAAAAAAAGAAGGGCAAGCCCTTCTTTTTTCCGTAATTACTTCTTGTTAACGTTAGTAGCTTGAGGTCCACGGTTACCTTGTTCTACTTCGAAAGTAACTTCTTGACCTTCTTCTAAAGTTTTGAAGCCGTCGCCTTGGATAGCTGAGAAATGAACGAATACGTCTTCTCCGCCTTCAACTTCGATGAAACCGAAACCTTTTTCTGAGTTAAACCATTTTACTTTACCGTTTTGCATGAAAAAAATCCTCCTACAATGTACCTATATGTACATATTCATTTTCAACCACTTTACAATAATACTTCAGACATTAAAAAACTGCAACCCCAGAGGAGATTTAACATTGCTATCCTCCTCGGAAGTTACAGCTCATTTAAATCTCTATATTATTAAAAGTAAAATGGTTTAGATATAATATATCATATCACTATAATAAAAGCAAAGTTTTTTTTGCTAAATAACTTTTTTCTTCCACTGCATCGCTTTTGATTCACCTGATCCAGCTACAACATAGCCCTCTTTTTGGTTAACAATGCGCCAGCCATGCCCTTTAACTGAGTCACATACTGTAACAATTCCTTCTTCTAGAAGTACACGACAAACCGCACTAATCCCCGCCTTATTTTGCGTTGACGTTGTATATAGCACATGTTGATCTACACTTAAGGCTAAATAGCTACTTGCTTTCTGCTCACTTTGACATGTGTGCCAATATATTTTTTCACTCTCAATACTTTCATCTATTTTACAAAAAGAAATATTCCCGCTAATCCCCTTGCACGATCCACTGGCTGCTACTATATAAGAATTGTGTAAAGTCGACGCTGAGATCATCTGATTCATCACGATTTTAATCCTCTTTAATTTACGTGTTTCCAAATTAAAGAGCCAAACACCACCATATTTAGCATGTATTTTCGTACCGATAAATAAGTAATGTTTATATAAAAATAACGATCGAATAGATGGCGCCTCTTCACCATATTCAAGAAATGGATGAATGCTTTCCCATGTCGAACCGAAATCATTCGAATGATACAACGTTTTATCTCCATGAGCAATGACAGTTCCTTGTACATTACTACACACATTCCAACTCGTTGCTTTTGTTGGAAAACGCTGCACCGTCCAGTTCTCTCCACCATTCATACTACGAATAAAAATCCCTTCGTCCCCTACACCATACACTACATTATCTTCGCTATGTAAATCCCTAATTCGTTTTTGAAAACCATTTAAAATTTGTTTCCATTCTCCGTCTTGTTCAATAAATAAGCCATTATATGTAGTAGCTAACATAAGTTTTCCATCTCTTAACTTTGTGATAGCGGTCGCACTTAGCATTGTCTCCACGTTGACACTCCCATTCTTAGAACTTCTCAGCAAATGCAATTGCAAAATTACTGCATTTTTCAACATCCTCTTTATCTTCTGGAGCTAATTCAATTTTCAACCCTTCTTGTACAAGCTCTGCACCGCGTTCTACAAGTTTCTCTTCAAATATCGTTACCGCTTCACAAAACAGTTCATACGCCGTATCTCCTGATCCGAATACCGCTACTTTTTTCCCTGATAAATCTATATTATCTAAGTCATCATGGAAATCTTCCGCTTCAAATGGTAATTCACCATCGCCCCACGTATAAGATCCTAAAATAATTCCATCATAGACTAACAATTCTTCTGCATCCATGCCTTCCATTTCTTGTAATACTACTTCATGATTAAAAGCATCCAAACTAACTTTAATTAAATCAGCAATACTCTCTGTATTTCCTGACATACTTGCATAAGCTATTAAAATTTTCGCCACTTCGGCATCCCCCTCTTACAATAAATGATTCTCATTCTCATTATATTAATAATGAGAATCAATTTCAATTGATTTTTTCCTACTTTTTTTACATTTCACATCTGACGAATCTTATTTCATTTTAAATAGCTACATTCATATTCAACTATTGCCAAATCTACTTTCAAACATTATTGTATTATCATCATTTCACATTTCTTATTTCAAATAAGAAATATGTGTATATCTTACTCAATCATTAATCAATTTTTTCACTTTACAGAAAGAGGAGTCCTTGTCATGAAAAAGTATTTTATTAGATTTTTAAAAATATCCTCTCTTTTAACGATATTATTACTAACCGGAGGCGCCATTACTTTGTTCGGGACTTCATACGGTCATAACTTACGTGTCATTGCAGCAGAAAGTATTTTAACTTCTCAGCATCCACAATATGCAAAATTCACGTTTTTGTCTGATAAAGAATTAAATGATATTTCTCAATCCATTACAAATCCAATATGGAAAAATAGCGATTTCGTTGCTTCTAAGTTTTCAAAAAAAGAATTAGAAAGACGAAAAGATTTACCGCTAAATGTTTCAATTGAAACAATAAAGAAAAAATATAATGACCATTTTTTCGAGGGGAAATTAATGACCATTAGTAATCCGTTAAACGTAAAGCTTGTTACTCAACAAGGGTCAGAAGGGAAAGATGTTGGGGAAAAAATATATGTCATGGCAAAGCGGAATCATGCACTCGCCGCAGTAAATGCTAGCGGCTTTTCGGATGAAACAGGACATGGTGGTGGTAAAACTGGTATCGGCATTGTTATTGAAAACGGAAAGGTTATAAACACACCAAAAGATAGTAACACCCCTACCCTTATTAGTGGACTTACAAAATACGGACAAATGGTGTCAGGAGATTTTTCTGCTAATCAACTGTTAAATAAAAATGTCGTTTCCGCTGCTGGTTTTATGCCTCAGCTAATTGTAAATGGTGAAAAAATGATAAAAAATGACGGTGGATGGGGCTATGGTCCTCGAAGTATTATGGCACAGAAAAAAGATGGATCTATTATGTTTTTCATTATTGACGGAAGACAATCTCATAGTATCGGAGCCTCTTTAAGAGACTGCCAAGATATTCTTTATGAAAAAGGTGCTGTAAATGCGATGGCAATGGACGGCGGTTCATCAGCAACATTATACGCAATGGGAGATATTTTAAATGTCCCTTCCA includes these proteins:
- a CDS encoding DUF3900 domain-containing protein, producing the protein MDFEINYLSFYVVQVEGKGEAVDKRYKHFQTLDAEEYEDSSLKEFLNGELLKISKRKVERHAKTEQAPTKIGRFIVEEGHELDSNPHYNLFNRIRFAETKENFKDMSEPLVYTYLDTSAVRGGVFLIAQAKLRKYFDDPFVFVMKCDFEPKVASISDESTLIRNVEMAITTKNMKSIQYPYMPEEGMVEVGELKIHQASHARYFEDFLKFVEYERSMPEIMKTQVMDMVYDQIEDVFEEGTEEREQFDQAMEVWAASPKREIMEQFSTEEVMEATAQIVEHAPEVELKLKADHISVKALLADFGDQIHIAKVNDRYVLMIEADTLTFEKGFSPIEFLKPDELQDVIERIENKQQYSYDPNGIE
- a CDS encoding exonuclease, with amino-acid sequence MENATHFIVFDIERNFRPYKSEDPSEIVDIGAVKIEASTMKVIGEFSELVKPSARLTRHTTKLTGITKKDLIGVEKFPQVIEKFIRFIGEDSIFVSWGREDYRFLSHDCTLHGVECPCMEKESKFDLQKFVFQAYEELFEHTPSLQFAVEQLGLTWEGKQHRALADAENTAKILLKVYSERDIHKRYKRHGELELVENGKLTEKAKKKMRKWVFKEMRKNIERPFVWSTFESSDTWESITERYYISEATVELLKKHFRTAVRKAERQIRYLAEMEENAEVK
- the cspB gene encoding cold shock-like protein CspB, encoding MQNGKVKWFNSEKGFGFIEVEGGEDVFVHFSAIQGDGFKTLEEGQEVTFEVEQGNRGPQATNVNKK
- a CDS encoding WD40/YVTN/BNR-like repeat-containing protein — protein: METMLSATAITKLRDGKLMLATTYNGLFIEQDGEWKQILNGFQKRIRDLHSEDNVVYGVGDEGIFIRSMNGGENWTVQRFPTKATSWNVCSNVQGTVIAHGDKTLYHSNDFGSTWESIHPFLEYGEEAPSIRSLFLYKHYLFIGTKIHAKYGGVWLFNLETRKLKRIKIVMNQMISASTLHNSYIVAASGSCKGISGNISFCKIDESIESEKIYWHTCQSEQKASSYLALSVDQHVLYTTSTQNKAGISAVCRVLLEEGIVTVCDSVKGHGWRIVNQKEGYVVAGSGESKAMQWKKKVI
- a CDS encoding flavodoxin, whose translation is MAKILIAYASMSGNTESIADLIKVSLDAFNHEVVLQEMEGMDAEELLVYDGIILGSYTWGDGELPFEAEDFHDDLDNIDLSGKKVAVFGSGDTAYELFCEAVTIFEEKLVERGAELVQEGLKIELAPEDKEDVEKCSNFAIAFAEKF
- a CDS encoding phosphodiester glycosidase family protein; the protein is MKKYFIRFLKISSLLTILLLTGGAITLFGTSYGHNLRVIAAESILTSQHPQYAKFTFLSDKELNDISQSITNPIWKNSDFVASKFSKKELERRKDLPLNVSIETIKKKYNDHFFEGKLMTISNPLNVKLVTQQGSEGKDVGEKIYVMAKRNHALAAVNASGFSDETGHGGGKTGIGIVIENGKVINTPKDSNTPTLISGLTKYGQMVSGDFSANQLLNKNVVSAAGFMPQLIVNGEKMIKNDGGWGYGPRSIMAQKKDGSIMFFIIDGRQSHSIGASLRDCQDILYEKGAVNAMAMDGGSSATLYAMGDILNVPSTLSHKSRYLPNAWVVTANPKQQVHVTIDGNPASSQKISEITKTTAVAMNK